AGTTTTTTACCGAATATCGCCTGGCTTTCAGTAAGTTTATGTTTTTTATGCGTTCCATAGGCGATCACCAGAAATACACGGTCATTAAAATATCCACCCTGCTCCAACGCACCAAGTAATTCTTCAAGGATATCCTGATAATCCTTGTGATTAGGCCGTGTAGCGTCTTCCACAATCACAGCAATACGTTTTGGGCGGCGTTCACGCAAAAAATCACGGAAATTGTTTTTATCAGCTAACCCTATCGGCTTAGTCAACGCATTAGCAACCGCCCTGCGCAGGTTGAACACTTTACGTACCGGTTTAATCGTCGCTACTTCCAGCAAGTTATTTTTTGGAAGTGTTAACTCGATAAACGATTTGCCATAAGGCAGTTTAACGGATATAATTGGATTAATTGATTTTGCGTTCATACAATCTTTCTACTCCCGGGTTTAATAACGGGTATATTGTTCTTGCATAGCATACACTCTTCCGGTAACCAGTTTTGTACTTCTAAACTCAACAACGTAAAAAACGGTACCCCGAGGCCTGTTTTCCCGCCGCTGCGGTCAACTAAAGATACTGCAGCAATGACTTTTGCACCTGCGACGGTAACAACCTCTATAACTTCGCGGGTAGATTTCCCGGTGGTAACCACGTCCTCTGCAACAATGACATTATCTTCTGGTGCGAGTTTGAA
The Elusimicrobiota bacterium genome window above contains:
- a CDS encoding lactate racemase domain-containing protein is translated as MNAKSINPIISVKLPYGKSFIELTLPKNNLLEVATIKPVRKVFNLRRAVANALTKPIGLADKNNFRDFLRERRPKRIAVIVEDATRPNHKDYQDILEELLGALEQGGYFNDRVFLVIAYGTHKKHKLTESQAIFGKKL